In Salinisphaera sp. LB1, one genomic interval encodes:
- a CDS encoding MaoC/PaaZ C-terminal domain-containing protein — MSGEIRLDFEQLPAVAPSYFRAVANFGSGLSKGETIPEIVARLNDLEVRAENLARYRRVCGFPRADTLPVTYPHVLAFPMHMAVLTHRRFPLKLLGLIHVRNHITQHRAIQAGEPLDLVVSVGGHREAVKGIEFDLVTRVNDASGAAIWEETGVMLSRGKGGSGGASSKKRQAPAADFTPAEEATWQVPADIGRRYASAAGDYNPIHLSAWSAKLFGFPRAIATGMWMKARAAAALQPHLSSEAYSLSVAFKKPVFLPSTLVFQYGGADNGVDFALTSRSGDVQHLTGEVRYL, encoded by the coding sequence ATGTCAGGAGAGATCAGGCTCGATTTCGAGCAGTTGCCGGCAGTGGCGCCGTCCTATTTTCGGGCGGTCGCGAATTTTGGCTCCGGGCTGTCCAAGGGCGAAACGATTCCCGAGATCGTTGCCCGATTGAATGACTTGGAAGTCAGGGCGGAGAATCTTGCGCGGTACCGCAGGGTCTGCGGTTTCCCGCGCGCCGACACCTTGCCGGTGACATACCCCCATGTCCTGGCGTTTCCCATGCATATGGCGGTGCTCACGCACAGGCGTTTCCCGCTCAAGTTGCTCGGGCTGATTCATGTGCGCAACCACATCACCCAGCATCGGGCGATTCAGGCCGGCGAGCCGCTGGATCTGGTGGTCTCGGTGGGTGGGCATCGCGAGGCGGTCAAGGGCATCGAGTTCGATCTCGTCACCCGGGTCAACGATGCGAGCGGCGCCGCGATCTGGGAAGAAACCGGCGTGATGCTGTCGCGCGGCAAGGGCGGCTCCGGCGGCGCTTCGAGCAAGAAGCGACAGGCACCCGCAGCGGATTTTACGCCCGCGGAGGAAGCCACCTGGCAGGTGCCTGCCGATATCGGTCGGCGCTATGCGTCGGCGGCCGGCGACTACAATCCCATTCATCTCAGCGCCTGGAGTGCCAAGCTGTTCGGCTTCCCGCGAGCTATCGCGACGGGTATGTGGATGAAGGCGCGGGCGGCCGCCGCGCTGCAGCCGCATCTGAGCTCCGAGGCTTATTCACTTTCGGTTGCCTTCAAGAAACCCGTGTTTCTACCGAGTACCTTGGTATTCCAGTACGGCGGCGCCGACAACGGCGTGGATTTTGCTTTAACCAGTCGCTCCGGCGATGTTCAGCACCTCACGGGCGAGGTTCGATATTTGTGA
- the galU gene encoding UTP--glucose-1-phosphate uridylyltransferase GalU, with translation MRIRKAVFPVAGLGTRFLPATKASAKEMLPVVDKPLVQYAVKEAIAAGAEEMVFITSHAKNSIMDHFDRDYELEAALEAKGKEELLAAVHDVLPPGISCVYIRQPEQLGLGDAIRCSLPAVGDQDFAVILADDLIAGSFQPCMAQMHRVYQEYGTSVLAVQRVPWEETHKYGIVQAEPIGPGLSEIRGIVEKPATEEAPSNLAVVGRYILTPRIFRLIDKTKPGAGGEIQLTDAIEALMGEQTVLAYEFEGTRYDCGSKFGYLKANVEMGLKHAEIGDEFRDYLKRLTASWDDDSEAKQAS, from the coding sequence ATGCGAATTCGTAAAGCGGTATTTCCGGTAGCCGGACTCGGCACCCGTTTTTTGCCGGCAACCAAGGCCAGTGCGAAGGAGATGCTGCCGGTGGTGGACAAGCCGCTCGTGCAATATGCGGTGAAGGAAGCGATTGCGGCCGGCGCCGAAGAGATGGTGTTCATCACCAGCCATGCCAAGAATTCGATCATGGATCACTTCGACCGCGACTACGAACTCGAAGCCGCGTTGGAGGCCAAGGGCAAGGAAGAGTTGCTGGCCGCTGTGCACGACGTGCTGCCGCCGGGCATCAGCTGTGTGTACATTCGCCAGCCCGAGCAGCTTGGCCTGGGCGATGCGATTCGCTGCTCTCTGCCGGCGGTTGGCGATCAGGACTTTGCCGTGATTCTGGCCGACGATCTGATCGCCGGCTCGTTCCAGCCCTGTATGGCGCAGATGCACCGCGTGTATCAGGAGTACGGGACCAGCGTACTGGCGGTACAGCGGGTGCCTTGGGAGGAAACCCACAAGTACGGCATCGTGCAGGCGGAGCCGATCGGGCCCGGCCTGTCCGAGATTCGCGGCATCGTCGAGAAACCAGCCACCGAGGAAGCGCCCTCAAATCTTGCCGTGGTCGGCCGTTATATCCTCACGCCGCGTATCTTCCGGCTGATCGACAAGACCAAGCCGGGTGCCGGCGGCGAGATTCAGCTGACCGACGCGATCGAAGCCCTGATGGGCGAACAGACCGTGCTGGCCTATGAGTTCGAAGGCACACGTTATGACTGCGGCAGCAAATTCGGCTATCTGAAAGCCAATGTTGAAATGGGCCTTAAACACGCCGAAATCGGTGATGAGTTCCGGGATTATCTCAAGCGGCTCACCGCGAGCTGGGACGACGATTCAGAAGCGAAGCAGGCCAGCTAG
- a CDS encoding 2-oxoglutarate dehydrogenase E1 component, which translates to MKSDLNDEFISTSPLFGGNSSYVEAYYEQYLRDPESVEPSWREYFKSLNGDGRGSDIAHGPIRDSFVDVQASAGQGASAKPGLSSRAAQKQAGVLQLINHYRSRGHRVADLDPLGLYQPPALPDLDPAYHGLGEADMDKVFNTGSLYAHDDEMKLRDIIDVCKQVYTGTIGTEYMYITDTEQKRWIQRRLEAGVEHPGLKDDEKLEILRQLTAAEGIERYLHTKYVGQKRFSLEGADSMIPALDELVRSAARHHVDEVVIGMAHRGRLNVLVNILGKAPSELFAEFEGKYDVEELDMSGDVKYHLGFSTDIEIEDERVHLVLAFNPSHLEAVNPVAQGSVKARQVRRHDSAGETVLPVLIHGDASFAGQGIVMETLQLSQAEGYSTGGTVHLIVNNQLGFTMQDPITGKQGEMSRTSNYCTDIAKMLEAPVFHVNGDDPEAVVFVMRLAMDYRETFGKDVIVDMICYRRQGHNEADEPAVTQPLMYQKVKSMQTTRVLYAKHLQDIGLIGSDGAQELFDAYRDGLDAGKNISRTTLGMVGNEHTVDWDKYRLDKWSNIVNTSVPVETLRRLSSAMYDSLPDGFDLHKRVQRIVDDRRKMAAGASRIDWGFAEHMAYASLLDDGFNVRLSGQDSGRGTFFHRHAKIYNQKDGEAILPLNECSRDGTTFEVHDTLLSEAGVLGFEYGYASADPDTLTIWEAQFGDFVNGAQVIIDQFIASGRAKWGRMCGLTMFLPHGYEGQGPEHSSARLERFLQLCAERHMIVCVPSTPAQWFHLLRQQMVRNLRMPLVVLTPKSLLRHRLSTSTLEDLADGHFQFVIDDTADLDADKVKRVVFCSGKVYYDLYQERSERELDDVALVRIEQLYPFPAQDYAAALARYPNADQIVWCQEEPENQGAWYQIKHRLQVPLEDHHELLYATRPGAATTAVGYHKLHVRQQEAVVEAGLVGGEHLIEKGTVKADPRGKKSGVRNK; encoded by the coding sequence ATGAAAAGTGACTTGAACGACGAGTTCATCAGTACCTCCCCGTTGTTCGGCGGCAACTCTTCCTACGTCGAAGCCTATTACGAGCAATATCTCCGCGATCCGGAATCAGTCGAGCCGAGTTGGCGCGAGTATTTCAAGAGCCTCAACGGCGATGGCCGTGGCAGCGATATCGCCCACGGCCCGATCCGCGATTCGTTCGTCGATGTACAGGCGTCGGCGGGGCAGGGCGCTTCGGCAAAACCGGGGCTTTCCTCGCGCGCGGCTCAGAAGCAGGCGGGCGTGTTGCAGTTGATCAACCATTATCGCAGCCGGGGACATCGGGTGGCCGATCTCGACCCGCTGGGACTGTACCAGCCGCCGGCGCTGCCGGATCTCGACCCGGCTTACCACGGGCTCGGCGAGGCGGATATGGACAAGGTGTTCAACACCGGTTCGCTGTACGCCCACGATGACGAGATGAAGCTGCGGGACATCATCGATGTCTGCAAGCAGGTGTACACGGGCACGATCGGCACCGAGTACATGTATATTACCGATACCGAGCAGAAGCGCTGGATCCAGCGGCGCCTGGAAGCCGGCGTTGAGCACCCTGGACTCAAGGACGATGAAAAGCTCGAGATCCTGCGCCAGCTGACGGCGGCTGAGGGCATTGAACGGTATCTGCATACCAAGTACGTCGGCCAGAAGCGTTTCTCGCTCGAAGGCGCGGACAGCATGATTCCGGCGCTCGACGAGTTGGTCCGTTCCGCCGCTCGCCATCACGTCGACGAAGTCGTGATCGGCATGGCGCACCGCGGTCGGCTCAACGTGTTGGTCAATATTCTCGGCAAGGCGCCGAGCGAGCTGTTCGCCGAGTTCGAGGGCAAGTATGACGTCGAAGAGCTCGACATGTCGGGCGACGTCAAATACCACCTCGGTTTCTCCACCGATATCGAAATCGAGGACGAACGCGTGCATCTGGTGCTCGCGTTCAACCCGTCCCATCTCGAGGCGGTCAATCCGGTCGCCCAGGGGTCGGTGAAAGCGCGTCAGGTGCGGCGCCACGACAGCGCTGGCGAGACCGTGCTGCCGGTGCTGATTCACGGCGATGCCTCGTTCGCCGGGCAGGGCATCGTCATGGAGACGCTGCAGTTGTCCCAGGCCGAAGGTTACTCGACCGGAGGCACGGTGCATCTGATCGTGAACAACCAGCTCGGTTTCACGATGCAGGATCCGATCACCGGCAAGCAGGGCGAGATGTCGCGTACGTCGAACTACTGCACCGACATCGCCAAGATGCTCGAAGCGCCGGTGTTCCACGTCAACGGTGACGACCCGGAGGCGGTGGTGTTCGTCATGCGCCTGGCCATGGATTATCGCGAGACCTTCGGCAAGGACGTGATCGTCGACATGATCTGCTATCGCCGGCAGGGGCATAACGAGGCGGATGAGCCCGCGGTCACCCAGCCGCTGATGTATCAGAAGGTCAAGAGCATGCAGACGACTCGCGTGCTGTATGCCAAGCATCTGCAGGACATCGGCCTGATCGGCAGTGACGGCGCCCAGGAACTGTTCGACGCCTATCGCGACGGGCTCGACGCGGGCAAGAACATCAGTCGGACCACGCTCGGCATGGTGGGCAACGAACACACCGTGGACTGGGACAAGTACCGGCTCGATAAATGGTCGAACATTGTCAACACGTCGGTGCCGGTGGAGACATTGCGGCGTCTGTCTTCGGCCATGTACGACAGCCTGCCCGACGGTTTCGACTTGCACAAACGCGTGCAGCGCATCGTCGACGATCGGCGGAAAATGGCCGCCGGTGCGTCCCGGATCGACTGGGGGTTCGCCGAGCACATGGCTTATGCGAGCCTGCTCGACGATGGCTTCAACGTGCGGCTTTCCGGGCAGGACTCCGGTCGCGGCACGTTCTTCCATCGCCACGCCAAGATCTACAACCAGAAGGACGGCGAGGCGATCCTGCCGTTGAACGAATGCTCGCGCGACGGCACCACCTTCGAGGTTCACGACACGCTGTTGTCGGAGGCCGGTGTGCTCGGCTTCGAATACGGCTATGCCTCGGCCGATCCGGATACATTGACAATCTGGGAAGCCCAGTTCGGCGACTTCGTCAATGGTGCCCAGGTGATCATCGACCAGTTCATTGCCAGCGGCCGGGCCAAGTGGGGCCGGATGTGCGGGCTGACGATGTTCCTGCCGCATGGTTACGAGGGTCAGGGCCCGGAGCATTCATCGGCCCGTCTGGAGCGTTTCCTGCAGTTGTGCGCCGAGCGCCACATGATCGTCTGCGTGCCCTCGACGCCGGCGCAGTGGTTCCATCTCCTGCGTCAGCAGATGGTGCGCAATCTGCGCATGCCGCTGGTCGTACTCACACCCAAGAGCCTGCTGCGTCATCGCCTGTCGACGTCGACACTGGAGGATCTGGCGGACGGTCACTTCCAGTTCGTGATCGACGACACCGCCGATCTCGATGCGGACAAGGTCAAGCGCGTGGTGTTCTGCAGCGGCAAGGTCTACTACGACCTGTACCAGGAGCGGTCAGAGCGCGAACTCGATGATGTGGCGCTGGTGCGCATCGAGCAGCTATACCCCTTCCCGGCCCAGGATTATGCCGCCGCACTGGCGCGTTATCCGAATGCCGATCAGATCGTCTGGTGTCAGGAAGAACCCGAGAACCAGGGTGCCTGGTATCAGATCAAGCATCGCCTGCAGGTGCCGCTGGAAGATCATCACGAACTGCTCTATGCCACGCGCCCGGGCGCGGCAACTACCGCGGTGGGCTACCACAAGCTGCATGTGCGGCAGCAGGAGGCGGTGGTCGAGGCTGGTCTGGTCGGCGGCGAGCACCTGATCGAGAAAGGCACGGTCAAGGCCGATCCGCGCGGCAAGAAATCCGGCGTCCGCAACAAGTAG
- the odhB gene encoding 2-oxoglutarate dehydrogenase complex dihydrolipoyllysine-residue succinyltransferase, giving the protein MATEVKVPELPESVSEATVGEWQKKQGDAVERDENLLDLETDKVVLEVPAVAAGKLAEIKVQAGDTVQAGDVLAIIEEGAAGDAGGDESDDEASEDTSQSAASQASSSQDTSDEHADGSGSDDALASPAASKLMDENDVAARDVTGTGKDGRITKADVQKAIEDKPAASGKSASGSSRDKSAEQAPATEQADRQALGEVSPERVEQRVPMTRIRQRIAERLLDASQNTAMLTTFNEVDMKAVMDLRAQYKEKFEKDHEVKLGFMSFFVKAAVEALKRYPIMNASIDEGDIVYHGYYDIGVAVSSPRGLLVPVLRDADQQSYAQVESKIRDFGKRAQDGKVTMDEMTGGTFTITNGGVFGSLLSTPIINPPQAAILGMHATNDKPVVRNGEIVIRPMMMLAVSYDHRLIDGRDAVLFLRAIKELLEDPARLLLQV; this is encoded by the coding sequence ATGGCGACAGAAGTCAAAGTGCCGGAGCTGCCGGAATCGGTCAGCGAGGCCACGGTTGGCGAATGGCAGAAAAAGCAGGGCGACGCGGTCGAACGCGACGAGAACCTGCTGGATCTCGAGACTGACAAGGTAGTGCTCGAAGTGCCGGCCGTTGCTGCTGGCAAACTCGCCGAAATCAAGGTCCAGGCGGGTGACACCGTCCAGGCCGGCGATGTGCTCGCGATCATCGAGGAAGGCGCGGCCGGTGATGCCGGCGGCGACGAATCCGACGACGAGGCGAGCGAGGACACGAGCCAATCTGCGGCCAGCCAGGCCTCGTCGAGCCAGGACACGTCGGATGAACACGCCGATGGCTCGGGCAGCGACGACGCGCTGGCGAGCCCCGCGGCCAGCAAACTCATGGATGAGAACGACGTCGCCGCGCGCGATGTGACGGGCACCGGCAAGGACGGCCGCATCACCAAGGCCGACGTGCAGAAGGCGATCGAAGACAAGCCCGCGGCCAGCGGCAAGAGCGCTTCGGGCAGTAGCCGTGATAAAAGCGCCGAACAGGCGCCAGCGACCGAGCAGGCCGACCGTCAGGCGCTGGGCGAGGTGTCGCCCGAGCGCGTCGAGCAGCGCGTGCCGATGACGCGGATCCGCCAGCGCATCGCCGAACGCCTGCTGGATGCCTCGCAGAACACCGCCATGCTGACCACCTTCAACGAGGTGGACATGAAAGCGGTCATGGATCTGCGTGCGCAGTACAAGGAAAAGTTCGAGAAGGACCACGAGGTCAAGCTCGGTTTCATGTCGTTCTTCGTCAAGGCGGCGGTCGAGGCGCTCAAGCGCTATCCGATCATGAACGCCTCGATCGACGAGGGCGATATCGTCTACCACGGTTACTATGACATCGGCGTGGCCGTGTCCTCGCCACGTGGTCTGCTCGTGCCGGTGCTGCGAGACGCCGACCAGCAGTCGTATGCCCAGGTCGAGTCCAAGATCCGCGATTTCGGCAAGCGGGCCCAGGACGGCAAGGTCACGATGGACGAGATGACCGGCGGCACGTTCACGATCACCAATGGCGGCGTGTTTGGCTCGCTGCTGTCGACGCCGATCATCAACCCCCCGCAGGCGGCGATTCTCGGCATGCATGCGACCAACGACAAGCCGGTCGTGCGCAATGGCGAAATCGTGATCCGGCCGATGATGATGCTGGCCGTGTCCTACGATCATCGCTTGATCGACGGCCGCGACGCGGTGTTGTTCCTGCGCGCGATCAAGGAACTGCTCGAGGATCCGGCGCGACTTCTGCTGCAGGTCTGA
- the lpdA gene encoding dihydrolipoyl dehydrogenase, producing the protein MSKQYDVVVIGAGPAGYVAAIRAAQLGMKVVCIDKWLNLDNKPSLGGTCLNAGCIPSKALLESSELYHRANHEFATHGLKVGDVEMDIAQMQKRKAGVVNELTGGIASLFKANGVESMAGSGQVVDSGEVKYTSHDGNEETIEAEHIIIASGSIPVELDIAPFDGELIVDSWGALEFDEVPKKIGVIGAGYIGVELGSVWSRLGAEVTLLEAVEDFMPIADRDVAKEALKTFKKQGLDIQLGARVTSAKTNKKSVRVEYTQGDENKSETFDRLIVAVGRRPNTANLCAKGAQVELDDKGFVDTDDFYRTSLPGVYAVGDVVGNPMLAHKGMEEGATVAEILAGQKPHVNYDAIPSVVYTAPELAWVGKSEAQVKSAGIDYRVGQIPFSANGRAKALGQQGGFVKMIADAQTDEILGVHMIGPYVSELVQEMVVAMEYRASSEDIARIMHGHPTLSETVHEAALAVDGRPIHFPPPRKKK; encoded by the coding sequence ATGAGCAAGCAATACGATGTCGTGGTGATCGGTGCGGGACCGGCCGGTTATGTGGCCGCGATCCGTGCCGCCCAGCTCGGTATGAAGGTCGTCTGCATCGACAAATGGCTCAATCTCGACAACAAGCCCTCGCTCGGCGGCACCTGTCTCAATGCCGGTTGTATTCCGTCGAAGGCGCTGCTGGAGTCCAGCGAGCTCTACCACCGCGCCAATCACGAGTTCGCCACCCATGGTCTCAAGGTCGGCGATGTCGAGATGGATATCGCCCAGATGCAGAAGCGCAAGGCCGGTGTGGTGAATGAACTCACCGGCGGCATTGCCAGTCTGTTCAAGGCGAACGGCGTGGAATCCATGGCCGGCAGCGGCCAGGTCGTGGATTCCGGTGAGGTGAAATACACCAGCCATGATGGCAACGAAGAGACGATCGAGGCCGAGCACATCATCATCGCCTCCGGCTCGATTCCGGTGGAGCTGGATATCGCGCCGTTCGACGGCGAGCTGATCGTCGATTCCTGGGGCGCGCTCGAATTCGACGAAGTGCCGAAGAAGATCGGCGTCATCGGCGCCGGTTATATCGGCGTGGAACTGGGCAGTGTCTGGTCGCGCCTGGGCGCCGAGGTCACATTGCTGGAAGCGGTCGAGGACTTCATGCCGATCGCCGATCGCGACGTGGCCAAGGAAGCGCTCAAGACGTTCAAGAAGCAGGGCCTGGATATTCAGCTCGGCGCGCGCGTGACCTCGGCCAAGACCAACAAGAAATCGGTCCGGGTCGAATACACCCAGGGCGACGAAAACAAGAGTGAAACCTTCGACCGCCTGATCGTGGCCGTCGGCCGCCGGCCGAACACGGCCAATCTGTGCGCCAAGGGCGCTCAGGTCGAGCTCGACGACAAGGGCTTTGTCGACACAGACGATTTCTATCGCACCAGCCTGCCGGGCGTTTATGCGGTCGGCGACGTGGTCGGCAACCCGATGCTGGCGCACAAGGGCATGGAAGAAGGCGCCACGGTCGCCGAAATCCTCGCGGGCCAGAAGCCGCACGTAAACTATGACGCGATCCCGTCGGTGGTCTACACCGCGCCGGAACTCGCCTGGGTCGGCAAGAGCGAAGCGCAGGTGAAATCGGCCGGTATCGATTATCGGGTCGGGCAGATTCCGTTTTCAGCCAACGGCCGCGCCAAGGCGCTGGGCCAGCAGGGCGGCTTCGTCAAGATGATCGCCGACGCCCAGACCGACGAGATCCTCGGCGTGCACATGATCGGGCCGTATGTGTCCGAACTGGTGCAGGAAATGGTTGTTGCCATGGAGTACCGGGCTTCGAGCGAGGACATCGCGCGCATCATGCACGGGCATCCGACCCTGTCGGAGACGGTGCACGAGGCGGCGCTTGCCGTCGACGGGCGTCCGATTCACTTCCCGCCGCCGCGCAAGAAGAAGTAG
- a CDS encoding potassium transporter Kup: protein MPFLCLAALGIVYGDIGTSPIYALREAFYAHASIGTQAANVYGVLSLMFWSLIIVISVKYLSVVMRASNNGEGGIIALVALLNPWKTEKTSRRYILMLLGLFGAALLYGDGTITPAISVLSAIEGLQVATPAFKPYVVPITIVILIGLFLIQRRGTAAVGAFFGPVMLLWFAVLGVLGLGGIIHNPGVFAAINPAYAVAFFVTNGFAGFLVMGTVFLVVTGGEALYADMGHFGIAPIRIAWFAVVLPGLLLNYFGQGALMLSNPQTREPFYDLAPHWALYPVVLIATLATVIASQAVISGVFSLTRQAVQLGQLPRLRIIQTSRESYGQIYIPMMNWILMAATIGLVIGFKSSDRLASAYGVAVSLDMVITTLLAFFVARRWGWFPNIAAGIALVLIVIDLSFFGANIFKIPDGGWYPLLVAALIFFIMATWRTGRELVGRHLDEETEPLDEFIQAHADESFRVAGTAVFMTGATRKTPPMLLHHLRHNKVLHAQVILLTVHTRDVPRVAAAERMDIEDLGRGFYRMQLYYGFMQTANVPVALRFAREYGLEIDVEETTYYVGRETLIPTAEVPGMMVWRERLFAYMSRNAVPATAYYLIPSDRVVELGLQIEL from the coding sequence ATGCCGTTTCTCTGTCTGGCTGCGCTGGGTATTGTTTACGGCGATATCGGCACCAGCCCGATCTATGCGCTGCGCGAAGCCTTCTATGCGCATGCCAGCATCGGTACGCAGGCGGCCAATGTCTATGGCGTGCTATCGCTGATGTTCTGGTCGTTGATCATCGTCATCTCGGTCAAGTACCTGTCGGTGGTCATGCGGGCGTCCAACAACGGCGAGGGCGGCATCATCGCGTTGGTGGCGTTGCTCAATCCGTGGAAGACCGAGAAGACCAGCCGGCGCTACATTCTCATGCTGCTCGGCCTGTTCGGGGCGGCCTTGCTCTACGGCGACGGCACGATCACGCCGGCGATCTCGGTCCTGAGCGCCATCGAGGGGCTCCAGGTCGCCACGCCGGCCTTCAAGCCCTACGTGGTGCCGATCACGATCGTGATCCTGATCGGCCTGTTTCTCATCCAGCGCCGCGGTACCGCCGCGGTCGGGGCGTTCTTCGGGCCGGTCATGCTGCTCTGGTTCGCCGTGCTCGGCGTGCTGGGTCTCGGCGGCATCATCCACAACCCGGGGGTGTTTGCCGCGATCAACCCGGCCTATGCCGTCGCGTTCTTCGTCACGAATGGCTTTGCCGGCTTCCTCGTCATGGGCACCGTATTCCTGGTCGTCACCGGCGGCGAGGCGCTCTATGCCGATATGGGGCATTTCGGTATCGCGCCTATTCGCATCGCCTGGTTCGCGGTGGTTCTGCCCGGGTTGCTACTCAATTATTTCGGCCAGGGCGCGCTGATGCTGTCGAACCCGCAGACGCGCGAGCCGTTCTACGACCTCGCGCCGCACTGGGCGCTGTATCCGGTGGTACTGATCGCCACGCTGGCGACGGTGATCGCTTCCCAGGCGGTGATTTCCGGCGTGTTCTCGCTCACGCGCCAGGCGGTTCAGCTCGGGCAGCTGCCCCGGCTGCGCATTATCCAGACATCGCGCGAGTCCTACGGCCAGATCTACATCCCGATGATGAACTGGATTTTGATGGCCGCGACCATTGGCCTCGTGATCGGGTTCAAGAGTTCGGACCGACTGGCCTCGGCCTACGGCGTGGCCGTGTCGCTGGACATGGTGATCACCACGCTGCTTGCGTTTTTCGTGGCCCGTCGTTGGGGCTGGTTTCCGAACATCGCCGCCGGTATCGCGCTGGTGCTGATCGTGATCGATCTGTCGTTCTTCGGCGCCAACATCTTCAAGATTCCCGACGGTGGCTGGTATCCGCTGCTCGTGGCCGCCCTGATTTTCTTCATTATGGCGACCTGGCGAACCGGCCGTGAACTGGTGGGTCGGCATCTGGATGAAGAGACCGAGCCCCTGGATGAGTTCATCCAGGCGCACGCCGATGAGAGCTTTCGCGTGGCCGGCACGGCCGTGTTCATGACTGGGGCGACCCGCAAGACACCGCCGATGCTGCTGCACCATCTGCGCCACAACAAGGTGTTGCACGCGCAAGTGATCCTGCTGACCGTGCATACGCGCGATGTGCCGCGGGTGGCGGCTGCCGAGCGCATGGACATCGAAGACCTCGGTCGCGGTTTTTATCGCATGCAGCTCTACTACGGTTTCATGCAGACCGCGAATGTGCCGGTGGCGTTGCGGTTTGCGCGGGAATACGGGCTGGAGATCGATGTCGAGGAAACAACGTATTACGTCGGTCGCGAGACACTGATCCCCACTGCGGAGGTGCCGGGCATGATGGTCTGGCGCGAACGGCTGTTCGCCTATATGTCGCGTAACGCCGTGCCGGCGACGGCGTATTACCTGATTCCCAGTGACCGGGTCGTTGAACTCGGGCTTCAGATTGAGCTTTAG